The genomic interval AGATCCCTTAGGCATGAATTCCCTGAGTTTAGCCGGTTCCATCGCCTTCAGGCCGATACTTCCATTCTTACAGGCAGATTTAAAATTGTAGAATGTTTCAAGTGATTCTATTTGTTTATCATTTAATACAACACCCTCTTTATTAATAAAGATCTTATCCCTGAACTCGTACAAATGCCGGATGTCTGGGAGATATACCTTAATAAATCCGAGGGTCGTATTGGTTTGGGAGAGATTATAAGCATATATGACAATCTCCCTGGATGGATATCTTTTAGACAGCCGGAAAAATACTTTAGACCATTTCTGGGTGGGAATAGCCAGACCGCCAATCCCTTCAACAGCTTCAATGTTACTATAGTTAAAGTCTTCTTCGTTAAAGTCTTCCAATAAGGCCAGGTATAGCCACTGTCCATTCCACGTCTCGATTTGTTTGTCTTTTACATTCGGGGTTTGCTGGAGATATTTCCTGTAATGTTTCCAGCCACTGAACAGACTGAATAAGATCTCTTCTTCATCGATCAGCATCGCAAATCCGCCATTAACTCCTATGGCTAAGGCTTCTCCTATCCATGAGGCGTAGATCTCTTCTTCATCGATGTTGAAATCCATATTTGTTAACTGGCCGGAAGAGGTAGCCTGTATTTCCTCCGCTGCAAATCCTACATAGGTTGCTCCACTAGGAACGCCGTTGCGGATCTTGTTTTTAAGGTTCTGGAATTGCGCAAGAGACCTGCCGCCATATCTGGCAACATCTTCCTCCCTGGGCCTTTGAAAGAAAGGCGAGTTACCTACGTGCATCAGGTGTGATTCGTCCCGGAAAAACAGCGGAAAGAATTCTTCTTCGAAGAACTGTGCGGCTGAATAGGTCTCACTTTTGTTATGCCGTTTTCTGTAAAGGTGCAGGAATTTCTTTCCTATATAGCTTGTATACATTTTATAGAAAATTATCGTGTTCAGTTAATTGTAACCCATACATATTATACGCTTCGACTTGTTGGGGTATTACGAAAGGATATGAACCCACCTCTAACTGCTCATATTGTTTTTTATATCTCATGATAGTCTGGTATCTGATGGGGATCTCAAACTGCTGCCTGGTTTCCCAATCAGCATTTATATAAGTATCCCTGTCGCTTTCAAGGATGCAGGTAGCCCCTTCAATTTTCAGTGCATCTATCAGGATAGACTTTTTGTTATCGGTAAGTTCTTTAATAATATACCTGTCGTTTCTATAGATAAGGTGTATGTCGATCTCTTTGGTGTCAATATCCGGATAAACTGTGTCCAGTTTTTCCTGAAGGGAATTTTCTTTTAATAATCCAAAGTGCTCCGGTAGTTGATCAAAGCTGGCTTTGAGGATTTCCTGTTTGTATGGTAAAGGATTGTTTCCGGGGCTGATAACATGGATCGGTTTATATTTTCCTAATGTCTGCTCATTCCTTATCCTGTTTATCCGTCCAAAACGCTGTATCAGGCTGTCCAGGGGAGCGCATTCTGTGATCATCCTGTCAAAGCTTATATCAAGACTTACTTCTACTACCTGTGTGGAAACAACAAGACAAGGCCTTATTCCGGGGCTGCCATTGCCGGATGCATCGCCATTAAATTCCTTTTTTAGTTTTCTTTCCAGCTCCACCCTGTCCGCTCTTTTAAATCTACTGTGAATAAGCATTTTAGGGATGTCGGGAAAATCGTCCAGCAGTTGCTTAAATGTAGACTGCGCCTTCCTGATGGTATTAAATACCAGCAGGACTTTTTCTCCTTTAGCGAATGCTTCTGCGAGTATACCGTTGATCTGATCTTCATGCGCTATTTTATCAATGATATGCCTGTCGAATGTATCAAGCACAGGAGCGGGCAGCTTTACCTCATATATATTGTCTGTACCGCCTAAGATTTCGGACAGTTTTTTATAAAGCGTTGTGGGCATAGTTGCCGTGCCTATATGAACATTACAGTTTAATCTCACCAATGTTTTAACAAGATCTAATACCATTGCCATGGAAAAATCAGAGTAGGTATGGATCTCATCCAGGATAATATCAGTTTCCTGTAAATCCAGTAATATACTTTCGTGGCCCTTTATCCCAAATAAAACAGCAGCCAGTTGGTGAGGAGTGAGCACTTTTACCGCAGCACCAACCAATGGCTGCAGAATTTGCTCATCATTGTTGTCTTTCACGACGATCCTGGATGTTGCATGCAGCAGGCGGACGTCTTTATTGGGCACATTTTCCTTTATTCTTTCCCACATGGCATTGATAGAGGCCTGGAATGGCAATAAATAAAAGACCCTCCTGCTGCATCTTCTCAGGAGAAAGTCTGTTTTTCCTGCTCCTGTAGGTGCTACTACGAAGGTGTGTTTCCTGGTATTGTCAGATGGAAGTAATGATAGGGGATAGATACTGCTCTTTCTTTTTTCACTATGGTAGTATGTTAAATCTGGGATTTCGAACAGTGATCCTAGTTGCTGCTGTGTGTTATGCGTAAACGCTGATGCAAAATGATCTGCCGATTTTAACAAGCCCCGCAGAAGGGATACCCCGTTTTTCTTTTTATCGCAATGGCTGACTACATATTCCAGCGCTGCTTTGGCCTCTTCTCTGGGTATATCTTTAACGGAATACCCAAAATGCCGGATAATTTCCAGTCCGTGGATGTACCATTCCTCCCAGTCTTTCAGATGATTGTCGAGCGTATCGCGGAACCTTGTAAGGTCAAGAATACCTTTTTCTCCAGGGTCATTAATAATTGATTTGTGATGTGCAATGACGAGATCTGTCAGAATATCCCATTCAGATGCAGGAAAACAGGGGAGGAAGGCTAAGGATGAAATTTCATGCCTGTGAATAAAATCCCATTCAAGATTGTCCCGTAAAGATGTGCTTTTCTGGTGGTATATCTTTCGCTGGAAATGTGGATGCGCTTTGCCGAGATCATGTAAAACAGCCCCTTTCCTGGCTATTTCCGGATCTATATTCAAACCGGATCTTTTTGCAAATAGCGCCATTGCCAGCACTACATGCCGGGTGTGCTCCAAGAGGGATAAGTTTCCTTCAAGCGCACTTTTAGCCAGAATAGGACATGTCGTCTTCATACCGGGACCTGATGGGGTTTCCATATATTTTTAGCTCACCAAACATCTCAGCCGCGTTGTTAAAACGGTTGTACCCGACTTTGAAACCGGTTTCAGCCCTTGCTGGCAACAGTTCAAAGCCATCAATCTTCTCCAGCCTGTCTTCATTTGTTATAAATAGCTGTTCAGGGAAAAGCAGATCTTCATTCCTACATAAACAAATTGTCTGTTTCATTGCAGTATCAGCATCAGATTGCTCACCGAAAGCGAGATACAGGTTTGGATTAATTAATATTCCCCGGTTGATGATGCCAATATTGGTCTTATATTGATTCTTGTCTTTGTAGACGTTAATCCCACCTTTAGACCAGGTTCTTTCCTGTTGAATATCTATACCCTGGTAGTTGAGACGGTGCCGCTTAATTTTCAATATTCTTCCCAGGGTATCTTCATTTAATAACTCAGGGAATAACTTCTTCTCAATACCCTCAACTATCGAAGGTGTCAGGAATTGCTGACTGAAAGTTTCGCTGTCTCTGACAGCAGTCCAGGGTTTGATAAACCCAAAAGGGCCGGAATACTTTACTATATAATAATTCATGCTGTACTATTTTAATGCGCCAAAGCCAATGCCCGTACTATTGCCCACGCCTACATGCCAGGCAAATTCGATTTGTTCGGGACTGCCTTCTATAATGACGGGACAGATGTTGACCCTGTTCCCGATTTCTTTATACTTAACAATCTTTGTTCTCGGGCTGGGATAAGTCATATCAAAACCAATGCTGAGCCCTTCACCAGATAAACCGGCGATCGTCAGTTTTTTCTGCAATACTTCTGTCAGGTATTTGCCAGCGTGGGGATCATTATACTCAATGTGCTTTTCATTATTGTCTTGTCTCTTTTTTATAAGTATCGGACTGGCAGTACGAAAGATCTCCTTGTTGCTGAAGGCTGGTGGAGCTGTTATTTGTACGCCTGAAACTTTAATTCCGAACCCGATTACAGGGTCCTGCCTTATGCCATAGAGTATCTTTTTTATTAATTTGTCGTCATAGGCACTAATAAAAAAAGAAGATCTATCTGTCGTTCTGATGCCATCGGCATTGGTATTTACTTGTTGCAACCAGGAAAAGGAATAGAGACTGGTTTTGTCATGTATGTCATTTTCAGCGCCGATCCATTTATGGAGTGCCCCCGTCAGATAGTGTTGGTAATTGAAAGGCACCGTTTCAGTGCTCCTGGTGATCTGTAGGTATAATCTCATAGTTGAGCAATATTTATTGAACGTAAAAATGTCAACAGGTATGGGAATATCGCAGGGGCACGATATTACTAAATGAAGTGCTTGATTAAGTTAATTCCATGTTAATAGGGAAAAATCCCCCTGGCGTAATATTTGAACTATCCTCCAGTAACAATGCCTACAGATCAATATGAACCCGAAAAGTAAATGCTACGCAGGTACAAGCGGACTGGTGCTGCCCGTTGCCAATAAGCTGGCTTTCCCACCGGCTTATCAGGATAAAAGCAGGCTTTCATATTATGCCTCCTTGTTTAACAGTCTTGAGGTGAACAGCTCCTTTTATAAAGTCCCCATGGCGACGACTACAAAGCGCTGGGCAACAGAAGTGCCGGAAGGATTTAAGTTTACGTTTAAATTGTTCAGAGGAATTACGCACAACAAAGGACTTATTTTCGAGGATGAGCTGGTGCAAAAGTTTATGCATGTCATTGACCAGGTAGGGGACAAGAAAGGCGCCCTGTTGGTCCAGTTTCCGGCCAGTATTGTTTTTGACAGTGTGGCACAACTGGAACGCCTGCTGGCTGGTATCCAGCAGTACGATCCAAAGAAAACATGGCATTTAAGTATTGAGTTCAGGCATACGTCATGGTACCGGAAGGAGACATATAAGCTGTTAACCAAATATCATGCGGCCATGGTAATACACGATATGCCTAAATCCATTCCTCCTCCCTTAAGTTTCCGGCTTGATTTCGAATATGTGCGATTTCACGGGCCGGCGGGCGATTATAAAGGCGGGTATTCAGATGAAGTGTTACAGGGATATGCCGATAGGATCAATGCCTGGTTAAAAGAAGGGAAGACTGTTTATGTTTATTTCAATAATACCATTGGCGATGCGCTTAAAAACTTGATAAAACTCAATGAATCTATTTTAAAATAAGCGCACATTTGTAGTATGATCATCAGAAAAAGAGAAAACTGGTTCAGAATGTTATTTGTGTGGCACGGGTCGGTATTGCCCAAGCTACTGCCAAGACTGACACTCCTTTTTACTGTAGCCGTCGGAGTGGTCTATTTTCACGGAACATTCCTGACTTATAAAATCCCCCTCAACCCGGCGCCGTTCACCTTATTTGGGATAGCGCTGGCCCTCTTCCTGGGGTTCCGCAACAATGCCAGCTATGACCGCTTCTGGGAAGGGCGCAAGCTGTGGGGCTCCCTGTTGAACGACACCCGCTCTCTTGCCCGGCAGGCATTGTCTTTTACGAACTTTGCAGATGGCGACAAGTCGGCCCTTAGCTTTGTACAGCTGTTAATTGCCTGTGCTTATGCCCTGAAGCACCAGTTGAGAGGAACGGATGCAGCGGAGGACCTGAAGAAAAGACTGCCGGGATCACAATTCGAGCTCATTATGAACGCACGGTTCAAACCTGTCATTATCATGCGCCTGATGGCGGAATGGGTGCAGCGCTTGAAACTGGATGGAAAGATAGATACTATTCAGCAGGCCGCCATGGATCAGAACCTGGACAAAATTTCTGATATAGTGGGTGGTTGCGAGCGGATTGCCTCCACGCCTCTCCCTTACAGTTATCGTGTACTGCTGCACCGGACGGTGTATATCTATTGCTTTCTCCTGCCGTTTGGCTTAGTAGACAGCTTAAGCTGGTTCACACCATTTATCGTGACCTTTATCGCCTATACGTTTGTTGCGCTGGAGGCAATAGCAGATGAAATTGAAGATCCATTTGGAATAGAAGCCAATGACCTTGCCCTGAACGAAATGTGCCGGGTAATTGAAGGGACTTTGAAGGAGATGGCGGGAGAAACCTGGAATGGTAGTGAAGAGACGAGAGGGACGGTGATTGATTGATGCCTTGGAGCAAGCCAGGACAAGGTCAGATAATAGCGTTGAGACCAGCGAAATGATCCATATACCCGCTCACTGTATTTCGTTAATCCCATCGCCATGACGCGATATTTAGAGCGCTCAGTTATCCGATATTCCATTCAATGTATTGATTGTCAATTATTAATCCCGGTGGCATAGCTGTTGCTCGAAATAATGGAAACAAATGCCATGAATGTAGTAAACGTGGGATCAATACTGGATGACCTGCTTACGACAGTAAAAAAGGAAGCCATTCCGGAATATGTTTACCTGAACCGCTCGGCTACAGCTCCCCACAGGAATGCGTTAGGTATCAAGGAAGATACATTGCCTGAGCTGTTGCAGCTATTAGGTATTCGCAGTCTTATGATAAACAGCAGTTATGACCATACACCATTAAATGCATTACGCATTGACATTCCACAGGCAACCAGTGAAGAATATTTATGGCCTTACCTGAGAAAGGACAACGTGATCCGGGAATTACAGTCCTTATTCAGCAATTGCCTGATGGTAGGTTTTGATAACTGGTCTGCCATCTCAAGTGCTTCAAGTATATGGGATGGTTTGCTGAGCGATGTGATCAAACCCCTTGAAAGAAATGACATCGAGTTCCTGTTCTACCTTGGAGACCCCGTTGCAAAGTTATCTTTCCAGGTCGGCGAAGCACTGGATATTGTAAGCGACTTTTCACTACATGGTCAGGTGACTTTTGCCCTCGACGAAAGTGAGGCCATCAGCCTGTGGAAGATGCTGAATGGCGTCGGCAGGGACGTTTCGTTAGGGGAGCAGACCTACGTGGATCTGCAAAGGAAATACTATTCCATCTTCAGAACAATGGATATTGCCCGGGTGCTGATCTACTCCGCCTCTAATGCGCTGGTATTTACGGCGAAAGAACAGTTTGTGCTCACCCGCAAAATAGTAGACCATGAAATAGAAGCGGCCCCGGACGCACGCCTGAATTATATCGTTGGCTTTAGCACCGGCCTGGCTTTACATCTTAGTATGGCACACTGTATAGCACTGGGCCTGATCGTATTTGGCGCCCAGGGGGAAGTGAAGGCAAGCCCCGAAAAGAAAGACCTGGTGAGATATACGGAGGAATGGATCGCCGATCTGCAGAAAACCGCTACTATTCATCTGTATGGGGAATAACCCTGGTCATAGCCGGTAAAATAAAAATTTTGCAGCCCTGACAACCCTACTGACATAGGGTTGTCACTTCCCTGTTCCAACTTTGTCCTAAATACTAAAACGGACATATATGACTACACAGGAAGTTGCAAACAAGTATTATGAGCTGGCTTGCCAAAACGAATACATCCGGATACAGGATGAATATTATGCTGACAATGTCATCTCTGTGGAACCGGAACATGCAGCCGCAAGGGGTATGCAGGTTGTTACAAAAGGGAAACCAGCTGTTGTAGCCAAAGGCGTGGCTTTTCGTGAATCACGTGAAGAATTGCATAGTCAATCCTGTAGCGAGCCATTGGTTACGGTAGATTTCTTCAGTGTTATACTGAAAAGAGATATCACGTTTAAGAACAGAGGCCGCGTGCAACTGGAAGAGATTGGCATTTTCCAGGTAAAAGACGGGAAGATCATATTGGAACAGTTCTTTTATTAGACAGATTCCGGACAGGGGTAAAACAAAGAAGGCCGGAGAAATTACTCCGACCTTCTACCAGTGTACCTGGTAACGTGGGTTGAAACCTGCCAGATATGAAATCTGTAAAAAATATTCAGTGCCCGATGCATTGCTAAGATTGTCTCATGACAATCAATAGCCCGGATTCTGTTTCAATATTCTTGCGGCGTTCAGCACATTCTGACCTATAGGAAATATTGTTGTATGATCGTCTGCATCCGGTTGTTTGTCCCACCATGTACCTGTATGGAAAACACCCCAACGCACGAGATCAGTTCTCCTTCTGCCTTCTACCAGGAACTCACGGCCCCATTCATCCAGCATTTCCTGGTCTGTCAGCTGACTACCATTCGCGTTGTACAGGCTGGGTGAACCGGCAGGATAATTACGCGTACGCACTGCGTTTAACAAGGCTGCTGCGCCTGGCCTGTCTTCAGCTCTGTATTTGCATTCCGCAAGGGAATAATAGATCTCCGCCAGCCTTATTTCTGCATAGGCAGAACTTATTTTATTGTCATCATCGTTTGGATAATAGGGATATTTTATAGGGAATACGCCTGAGTTATGATCGCCATGATTCATATTTGACTCTTTGTCACTGATCTTAACGCCCGGTGGTGTATTCAGGAACATGCCTACCTGATCGCGCAGGAACAGCGCATAAGGCCCTTTGTTACCTCTTACGGTATCCGTCTTTCCATCTGCATTTACATATGGCAGGTAACCATAGAGGAACATGCCTTCGCGTTTGCTGTTGCCCAGGTTCTTGTATTTCTTAAGACGGTAGTCATCAGGATAACGCTGGAACTTCACAAAAGGCTTACCCATCGTGAAAGTATATTCTACGCTATCCACATCACGGCCTGGTTGTAAGGCATATTTCGGGTTGGCTTCGCCAAAATCAGTAAAGCCAAGATAGCGGGTGGCCTGATAAGGCATCATCCAGAAATACATATTGCTTGAATACTGCCAGTGGGTAAGTCCGAAACTTCCAGGGAAACCGAAAATGGTCTCGGCCGACTGACTGTTGTTATAGTCAAACGGTGCATCCCACCTGTTTTCCAAAGCATAAGTACCATATTTGCCATCAATGATGTCCTGACATACCGTAGCACAATCAGTAAACCTTTCCTTACCGGTATATACCTTGGCATTCAGATAAAGACGTACCAGCAGTGCTGCTGCACCGCCTTTTGTCCACCGGCCGATAGCATTGGCGCCCAGGTCCTGCCTGGTAGGTAGGGCAGGGATAGCCTCTTTCAATTCTTTTTCAATGAAGTCAAAAGCTTCCTGTGGCGTTACCTGCGGCCCGGATTGCGTTTCTCCCTTTACCTTGGTAACAATCACCATGTTCCTGTAAAGATCAAGTACGCGGATATTGAGCCAGGCCCGTAACGTTTTCAGTTCGGCGATGTAGTCGTCCAGCTCTGCCTGAGTGAGGTTGAATTTGCCCGGGTTCTGAATGCCCTGCAGGTCTTCCAGTGAGTTGGTGGCCAGGTTGATACCCTGATAGAGGGCATTCCAGGCGTCACTGGTGTAATTGTCGTTAGGCGTCCAGGTATGGTAATGCACCCGCTGGTATTGTGCGCCATCGTACCAGTCGCCCTGCCTGTTGAGGGTCATCAGTTCATCTGTACTGTTTTCCTGCAGCATGAAGGTAGCCCCTCCCTGTATGCTCCAGTAGGAGTGCTCGAAGGGCCGAAGGAAGTCGCGTATCACATCTGCCTTCGTTTGCAGAAAGTTATCGGAGGTGATCCTATCGTATAGTTTTTCATCGATATTAGTACAGCTGCCGCTTAACAGTAGGCCTGTCAGCAGGATAAAACAGCTTTTTATATTGCGTTTCATTTTCAGACGGAATTAGACTTTAGAAATTAAGTTGAGCACCAAAAAGCAGCTGGGTGGTGGCGGGATAGTAATTCAGACTGCTGTTAACGCCTGGATACAGACCATTCACCGGAACGAGATCAGGATCGCCCCCGGTAAATTTCGTGAAGGTGTACAGGTTCCTGGCGGTAACATAAACGCGCAGGGAACTGAGGTACCTGAACCGTACAGGCTGTGTGTATCCGAGCGACACATTATCTATCTTGACAAAACTGCCCGATTCCAGGAAATAGTCAGACAGGGCTGAACTGGTGGACGCACTGGTCAGCTTTGAATATTTACTGCCATCATAAGCGGTGGTCAGCACATTGGCGTCCGACTGTGTGGCTGGCGTACCAAGATAGAATGCTACAGTGTTGAAAACTTTATATCCAAAGGAGCCGCGCAGGAATATATTCAGGTCCCAGTGTTTGTAGGTAAATGAGTTGCCCATGCTGGCAGTAAACTGCGGAAGACCGTTGCCGATAAACTGCTTATCGTCATTATTGGCTTTGTCTGCCGTAACGATCTCGCCTTTTCTGTTGTATACCAGCAGTGCGCCATTCTCATTCACACCGGCCGATTTCAGTGCATAGAAACTACCGATACGTTTATCTTCCTGTAAACGCTGCAGGTTGCCTGGACTGCCCGGCGCCGGCATACCCACTACATCCAGGTATTTCTGTCCTTTGAAAAGATCATTGGAAAAGGAAACGAATTTGTTGCTGTTGCTGGCGCCCGCGAAGGAAATATTGTAATTAAAGTTCTTTTTCTTTATCACGTTGGCGTTCAGCTGTAACTCCAGGCCAGAGTTTTTCATGGTACCTACGTTTGCATAAGTCTGCCCCTGGATGTTGGGCGGATTTGATACAGCGTAATATCCCAGCAGGTCTTTGTTGGTGCGGATATAGTAGTTGATACTACCTGAAATGCGGCTGTCCAGTACTTCAAAATCGACGCCCAGGTTAAAGTTGAGCGCTTTTTCCCAGTGCAGGTTGTAGTTCGTATTCTGGCTGGGGCCCCATACCTGGTAGGTCACCCCGTTGAATACATAATAGCCATAACCGCTATAGGTATCGAGCGACAGGTAATTATCGAAGTCCTGGTTGCCGGTTTCTCCGTAGTCAGCCCTGATCTTCAGTTCATTCAACCAGGAAATGCCCTGCATGAATTTCTCCTGGCTGATCCTCCAGGCAGCTGATACCGCCGGGAAGTATCCCCATTTGTTATTGCGTCCGAATTTGGAAGACCCCTCTCTCCTGATGCTTGCTGCCAGGAAATATTTCTGGTCCAGGTCATAGTTCACACGACCGAAGAAAGCCACCAGCCGGGAGCTGTTCTTATACGAGCCTACGTTGTTCTGCCCTTCTTCCAGGTTCCAGAGGC from Chitinophaga filiformis carries:
- a CDS encoding RagB/SusD family nutrient uptake outer membrane protein — its product is MKRNIKSCFILLTGLLLSGSCTNIDEKLYDRITSDNFLQTKADVIRDFLRPFEHSYWSIQGGATFMLQENSTDELMTLNRQGDWYDGAQYQRVHYHTWTPNDNYTSDAWNALYQGINLATNSLEDLQGIQNPGKFNLTQAELDDYIAELKTLRAWLNIRVLDLYRNMVIVTKVKGETQSGPQVTPQEAFDFIEKELKEAIPALPTRQDLGANAIGRWTKGGAAALLVRLYLNAKVYTGKERFTDCATVCQDIIDGKYGTYALENRWDAPFDYNNSQSAETIFGFPGSFGLTHWQYSSNMYFWMMPYQATRYLGFTDFGEANPKYALQPGRDVDSVEYTFTMGKPFVKFQRYPDDYRLKKYKNLGNSKREGMFLYGYLPYVNADGKTDTVRGNKGPYALFLRDQVGMFLNTPPGVKISDKESNMNHGDHNSGVFPIKYPYYPNDDDNKISSAYAEIRLAEIYYSLAECKYRAEDRPGAAALLNAVRTRNYPAGSPSLYNANGSQLTDQEMLDEWGREFLVEGRRRTDLVRWGVFHTGTWWDKQPDADDHTTIFPIGQNVLNAARILKQNPGY
- a CDS encoding DUF72 domain-containing protein; this encodes MNPKSKCYAGTSGLVLPVANKLAFPPAYQDKSRLSYYASLFNSLEVNSSFYKVPMATTTKRWATEVPEGFKFTFKLFRGITHNKGLIFEDELVQKFMHVIDQVGDKKGALLVQFPASIVFDSVAQLERLLAGIQQYDPKKTWHLSIEFRHTSWYRKETYKLLTKYHAAMVIHDMPKSIPPPLSFRLDFEYVRFHGPAGDYKGGYSDEVLQGYADRINAWLKEGKTVYVYFNNTIGDALKNLIKLNESILK
- the cas6 gene encoding CRISPR-associated endoribonuclease Cas6, which produces MRLYLQITRSTETVPFNYQHYLTGALHKWIGAENDIHDKTSLYSFSWLQQVNTNADGIRTTDRSSFFISAYDDKLIKKILYGIRQDPVIGFGIKVSGVQITAPPAFSNKEIFRTASPILIKKRQDNNEKHIEYNDPHAGKYLTEVLQKKLTIAGLSGEGLSIGFDMTYPSPRTKIVKYKEIGNRVNICPVIIEGSPEQIEFAWHVGVGNSTGIGFGALK
- a CDS encoding bestrophin family protein; the protein is MIIRKRENWFRMLFVWHGSVLPKLLPRLTLLFTVAVGVVYFHGTFLTYKIPLNPAPFTLFGIALALFLGFRNNASYDRFWEGRKLWGSLLNDTRSLARQALSFTNFADGDKSALSFVQLLIACAYALKHQLRGTDAAEDLKKRLPGSQFELIMNARFKPVIIMRLMAEWVQRLKLDGKIDTIQQAAMDQNLDKISDIVGGCERIASTPLPYSYRVLLHRTVYIYCFLLPFGLVDSLSWFTPFIVTFIAYTFVALEAIADEIEDPFGIEANDLALNEMCRVIEGTLKEMAGETWNGSEETRGTVID
- a CDS encoding SnoaL-like domain-containing protein, which translates into the protein MTTQEVANKYYELACQNEYIRIQDEYYADNVISVEPEHAAARGMQVVTKGKPAVVAKGVAFRESREELHSQSCSEPLVTVDFFSVILKRDITFKNRGRVQLEEIGIFQVKDGKIILEQFFY
- the cas3 gene encoding CRISPR-associated helicase Cas3' — protein: MKTTCPILAKSALEGNLSLLEHTRHVVLAMALFAKRSGLNIDPEIARKGAVLHDLGKAHPHFQRKIYHQKSTSLRDNLEWDFIHRHEISSLAFLPCFPASEWDILTDLVIAHHKSIINDPGEKGILDLTRFRDTLDNHLKDWEEWYIHGLEIIRHFGYSVKDIPREEAKAALEYVVSHCDKKKNGVSLLRGLLKSADHFASAFTHNTQQQLGSLFEIPDLTYYHSEKRKSSIYPLSLLPSDNTRKHTFVVAPTGAGKTDFLLRRCSRRVFYLLPFQASINAMWERIKENVPNKDVRLLHATSRIVVKDNNDEQILQPLVGAAVKVLTPHQLAAVLFGIKGHESILLDLQETDIILDEIHTYSDFSMAMVLDLVKTLVRLNCNVHIGTATMPTTLYKKLSEILGGTDNIYEVKLPAPVLDTFDRHIIDKIAHEDQINGILAEAFAKGEKVLLVFNTIRKAQSTFKQLLDDFPDIPKMLIHSRFKRADRVELERKLKKEFNGDASGNGSPGIRPCLVVSTQVVEVSLDISFDRMITECAPLDSLIQRFGRINRIRNEQTLGKYKPIHVISPGNNPLPYKQEILKASFDQLPEHFGLLKENSLQEKLDTVYPDIDTKEIDIHLIYRNDRYIIKELTDNKKSILIDALKIEGATCILESDRDTYINADWETRQQFEIPIRYQTIMRYKKQYEQLEVGSYPFVIPQQVEAYNMYGLQLTEHDNFL